A part of Methanohalobium evestigatum Z-7303 genomic DNA contains:
- a CDS encoding site-specific integrase: MGQVGGIKISEDILVKGTKIIGPFEYDALSEQIPKDYLRTIFEILFWSGMRYVELQRLYQYPDWWWPRKKAIHLPEFAQKKSKRKQPERYIYPLPPQFDMVMRYFFKGPNPPRLDVWGENMKRWAEKADMDPKGFSAKTTRKSIESWMVTSGMPLTSICLRQGHDNLTSMRHYQGLPFTDAEKAEIKKRLAWVH, translated from the coding sequence ATGGGGCAAGTAGGAGGTATAAAAATATCAGAAGATATCCTGGTTAAAGGTACAAAGATAATCGGACCGTTTGAGTACGATGCCCTTAGTGAACAGATCCCTAAAGATTATCTCAGGACGATATTTGAAATCCTGTTCTGGTCCGGCATGAGATACGTGGAGCTGCAGAGGTTATACCAGTATCCGGATTGGTGGTGGCCCAGAAAAAAAGCCATACATCTACCTGAATTTGCACAGAAGAAAAGCAAGAGGAAACAACCTGAAAGGTATATATATCCTCTACCTCCACAGTTTGACATGGTTATGAGGTATTTCTTCAAAGGTCCTAATCCTCCAAGACTGGATGTCTGGGGAGAGAACATGAAGAGATGGGCTGAAAAAGCCGATATGGACCCTAAAGGTTTCAGTGCTAAAACCACAAGAAAGTCAATTGAGAGCTGGATGGTTACCTCTGGAATGCCACTAACAAGCATCTGTTTAAGGCAGGGTCATGACAACCTCACTTCAATGAGGCATTATCAGGGTTTGCCTTTCACTGATGCAGAGAAAGCTGAAATCAAGAAAAGGTTGGCATGGGTGCATTGA